A window of the Cystobacter fuscus genome harbors these coding sequences:
- a CDS encoding serine/threonine-protein kinase: protein MTDTLLYAPEGAVDATLISPGSSSGNASGSASPTSRPLTTTLRTTVLPHVEWRGAQPHVRPQERERFEELSELGQGGMGEVILLKDHDIERTVALKRLPEAAELGHVLRFVEEIRTVGQLDHPNIVPVHDVGVDAKGRYYFLMKHLQGETLEAIIEKLREGDAATHERFTHPVRLQIFLGVLNALAYAHRKGFIHRDLKPANIMVGPFGEVTVLDWGLARRLQSPSAAGPASPESSAQHPEEELARRTQHGSIMGTPLYMSPEQARGQHDAVDVRSDTYSLCVLFHEFLYLRHYLHDRKSVAEVLEGVQNQRPSLFQHSAHQSRQAPVPTEFIWFIHKGLAKNPAERYQSVESMIQELRGLMDGRIHVQCARTFTKRGLHEALRKVETHPRFFLAVAGLVATLVWAGLFHFLALLLG from the coding sequence ATGACGGACACGCTCCTGTACGCTCCAGAAGGCGCCGTGGATGCCACGCTGATCTCACCGGGCTCGTCGTCCGGGAACGCATCCGGGAGCGCATCACCCACCTCCCGTCCACTCACCACCACGCTGCGCACCACGGTGCTCCCCCATGTGGAATGGAGGGGCGCGCAACCCCACGTGCGGCCCCAGGAGCGCGAGCGCTTCGAGGAGCTCAGCGAGCTGGGCCAGGGTGGCATGGGCGAGGTGATCCTCCTCAAGGATCACGACATCGAGCGCACGGTGGCGCTCAAACGCCTGCCGGAGGCGGCCGAGCTCGGTCACGTGCTGCGCTTCGTGGAGGAGATCCGCACCGTCGGGCAGCTCGATCATCCGAACATCGTTCCGGTGCACGACGTCGGCGTCGATGCCAAGGGCCGCTACTACTTCCTGATGAAGCACCTGCAGGGAGAGACGCTCGAGGCCATCATCGAGAAGCTGCGCGAGGGAGACGCCGCCACGCACGAGCGCTTCACCCATCCCGTCCGGCTGCAGATCTTCCTCGGAGTGCTCAACGCCCTGGCGTACGCGCACCGCAAGGGCTTCATCCACCGCGACCTCAAGCCCGCCAACATCATGGTGGGGCCCTTTGGCGAGGTCACCGTGCTGGACTGGGGCCTGGCCCGGCGCCTCCAGTCCCCCTCCGCGGCGGGCCCCGCCTCGCCCGAGTCCTCCGCCCAGCACCCCGAGGAGGAGCTCGCGCGGCGCACGCAACACGGCTCCATCATGGGCACCCCGCTCTACATGTCTCCCGAGCAGGCCCGGGGCCAGCACGACGCCGTCGACGTCCGCAGCGACACCTACAGCCTGTGTGTGCTGTTTCACGAGTTCCTCTACCTGCGCCACTACCTGCACGACCGCAAGTCGGTGGCCGAGGTGCTCGAGGGCGTCCAGAATCAGCGCCCCTCCCTGTTCCAGCACAGCGCCCACCAGTCCCGCCAGGCCCCCGTCCCCACGGAATTCATCTGGTTCATCCACAAGGGGCTCGCCAAGAACCCGGCCGAGCGTTACCAGTCCGTCGAGTCGATGATCCAGGAGTTGCGTGGGCTCATGGACGGACGCATCCACGTGCAGTGCGCGCGCACCTTCACCAAGCGGGGGCTCCATGAGGCCCTGCGCAAGGTGGAAACCCACCCGCGCTTCTTCCTGGCCGTGGCTGGACTGGTCGCGACCCTGGTATGGGCCGGCCTGTTTCATTTCCTCGCCCTGCTGTTGGGCTGA